DNA from Aureimonas sp. AU20:
TCGCAGCATGTCGGCGGCTTCGTGCTGACGCGCGGCCGGGTGGACGAGACCGTGCCGGTGCTCAACACCGGCTCCAAGGGCCGCATCATCGTGGAATGGGACAAGGACGATCTCGACACGCTCGGCATCCTGAAGATCGACATCCTGGCGCTGGGCATGCTCTCGTGCCTGCGCCGCGCCTTCGACATGCTGAACAAGCTCTATCCTGGCGAGGCGACGGGCGATGGGCGTCCGGCCACGCTCGACACGCTGCCCGTCGAGCCGCCGAACGGCCCGGTCTGGCGCATGACGCACCGGGCCGACACGCTCGGCACGTTCCAGATCGAATCCCGGGCGCAGATGTCCATGCTGCCCAAGCTCCAGCCCAACAAGTTCTACGACCTCGTCGTGCAGGTCGCCATCGTTCGCCCCGGCCCGATCCAGGGCGACATGGTGCATCCCTATCTCCGCCGGCGCATGGGGCTGGAGGATGCCACGCTGCCGAGCGAGGAGCTTCGCGAGATTCTGGATCGCACCTATGGCGTGCCCCTGTTTCAAGAGCAGGCCATGCGCATCGCCATGGTGGCGGCCGGCTTTTCCGGCACCGAGGCCGACAAGCTGCGCCGCGCCATGGCGACCTTCAAGCGCACGGGGCAGGTCACGCATTTCAAGGAGCGGATGATCTCCGGCATGGTGGCCAAGGGCTACGAGCCCGACTTCGCCGCGCGCTGCTTCGGCCAGATCGAGGGCTTCGGCGAATACGGCTTTCCCGAAAGCCACGCCGCCTCCTTCGCGCTCTTGGTCTATGCTTCGGCCTTCATCAAGTGCCACTATCCCGATGTCTTCGCCGCCAGCCTTCTCAACTCCCAGCCCATGGGCTTCTACGCCCCGTCGCAGATCGTGCGCGACGCGCAGGAGCATGGGGTGGAGGTGCGCGCCGTCTGCGTCAACCGCTCGTCATGGGACATGACCATGGAGCCCGCCCGCTTCGACCCACGCCGCATCCACCCGCGCCACCGCGAGATGGCACGCGATATCCGCTCGCGCCACGCCATCCGGCTCGGCTTCCGGCAGGTGAAGGGCCTTGGCGAAGGCGAGATGCGCCGGCTCGGCTGGGTGCGCGATTCTACCGGCCCCTTCCGCTCGCTGCACGATCTGCGCCAGCGCGCCGGCCTTTCGCGCCGTACGCTGGAGCGGCTGGCGGACGCCGACGCCTTCACCGATCTGGGTCTCACGCGCCGCGAAGCGCTCTGGGCGGTGCAGGGGCTGGACGAGCCGGTGGAGGATCTGCCGCTCTTTGCCGCCTCGCGCGGGGCCGACCTGCGGCCCGAGGCGCCGGCCGCCCTGCCGGAGATGCCGGAGGGCGAGGAGGTGGTGAACGACTACCGCTTCCTGTCGCTGTCCTTGAAGGCGCATCCCGTGTCCTTCCTGCGCGGCCATCTCGCCGATCTCGGCATCGCGCAGACGGTGGCCCTGGAGGGGGTGCGGCCCGGCCGGCGGGTGGACGTGGCGGGGCTGGTGCTCATCCGCCAGCGTCCCGGCTCGGCCAAGGGCGTCGTCTTCATCACGGTGGAGGACGAGACGGGCGTCGCCAATATCGTGGTCTGGAAGCATGTGTTCGAGCGCTTCCGGTCCGTGGTGCTGGGCGCGCGCTTCATCCGCATTTCAGGCCGGCTCCAGCGCGACCATGGCGTCCAGCATCTGGTGGCGGATCGGCTGGAGGACCTCTCGCCGCTGCTCGCGCATCTTTCCCGGAGCGGCTTGGCGAAGACCAACACGCTGCAGCCCGCCGACCATGTGCGCAAGCCCCTGCGCTATCACGGCAACGAGCGCGCCCTGCAGCGCCCGATCTCGCCCGAGGTGGTGGAGGCGGCAAGCGCGCTCGGCGCGGTTCTCTCGCGCGCCGACGAGTTCCGCCATCCCCAGCCCGAAGGCCGCGTCAACCTTCACCGCACTCCGCGCGAAGGCCGCCTCCTGCCGAACGCGCCGGACGGGCAGGACATCCGCGAGGCCCATTCCGTGCTGCCCAAAGGGCGGAACTTCCATTGAGCCGGGCGGTGTTCGCGCTCAGTCCAGAACCGCCCGCAGCACCGCGAGCAGCCGGTCGCATTCGGGATCGGTGCCGACCGTGATGCGCAGGAAATCGGCGATGCGCGGCCGGGCGAAATGGCGAACCAAGACGCCGCGCTCGCGCAGGGCGCGGGCGAGGTCCGCGCCGGCGTGGCCGGGATGACGCGCGAAGAGGAAGTTCGCCTCCGACGGCAGGACCTCGAAGCCCAGCGCCGCCAGCGCCCCGGCCAGCCGCTGGCGCGAGGCGACGACCAGCGCCCGGTGCCGCTCGAACCAGTCGCGATCCTCGAAGGCGGCAAGCGCCCCGGCCTGCGCCAGCCGGTCCAGCGGATAGGAGTTGAAACTGTCCTTCACCCGCTCCAGCGCCTGGATCAGGGGCCGTTGGCCGAGGGCGAAGCCGACGCGCAGCCCCGCCAGCGAGCGCGACTTGGAAAAGGTCTGCACCACGAGAAGATTGGGATAGGCGCGCACCAAACCCGCCGCGCTCTCCGTGCCGAAGTCGACATAAGCCTCGTCGATCACCACGGGCTGTTCGGGATGCGCGCCCAGAAGCCGGCGAAGCGCGGCGAGCGGCAGCGCGATCCCGGTCGGCGCGTTCGGGTTCGGCAGAATGATCGCGCCGCAAGGCCGGTCATAGGCCTCCACCTCGATCTCGAAGCGTTCGTTCAGCGCGACCTGTTCGAAGCGGATGCCGTAGAGCCGGCAATAGGTGGGGTAGAAGGCGTAAGACAGGTCGGGAAAGAGCAGCGGGCGCTCGTGGTTCAACAGCGCCTGGAAGACATGGGCCAGCACCTCGTCCGAGCCGTTGCCGACGAAGACCTCCTCCGCCCGCAGGCCGAACCCCGCAGCGATCCCCTCTCGCAGCGCCGAGGCCGACGGATCGGGATAAAGGCGCAGCGGGTCGCCCGCCGCCGCCCGGATCGCCGCCAGGGCGCGGGGCGAGGGGCCGTAGGGATTCTCGTTGGTGTTCAGCTTGAGGAGATCGGCGAGGTTCGGTTGCTCGCCCGGCACATAGGGCTCCAGCGAGTGGACGATCGGGCTCCAGAAACGGCTCATGGCGATCCTGCCGAGAAGAAGGGGAAGGGGCGGCTGACGGGGGAATAGCCTCGCACCGCGGCGCCTGTCCAACACACCCCCCGGCTCAACCCTCGCCCGGCTTCGTTCTTTACGGCTTCGTCAGGTCCTTCGGGCCATGGTCGGGTCTGTCGCCGCGTCGGAGGGGCCCGTCTTGCTCTATCTCGCCCTCAAATATCTCCATGTGCTCGGGGCCATCGTGATCCTGGGAACGGGAACCGGCATCGCCTTCTTCATGCTCATGGCCCATCGCACGCGCGAAGCCGGTTTCGTGGCGCGCACGGCCGGCGTGGTGGTGACGGCCGATCTTCTGTTCACCGCCTCGGCCGTGGTTCTGCAGCCCATTACCGGTTACTGGCTGGCCCGCGAAGCCGGCTATCCCCTCACCGAGCCCTGGATTCTCACCTCGCTGGCGCTCTACGCACTGGCCGGCCTGTTCTGGCTGCCGGTGGTCTGGATCCAGGTGCGCATGCGCGATCTGGCGCAGGCGGCGGCCGCGCGGGGCGAGCCGCTGCCGGCGCGCTATCACCAGCTGTTCCGCGTCTGGTTCGTGTTCGGCTTTCCCGGCTTCGGCGCGGTCGCCGCCATTCTGTGGCTGATGATCGCCAAGCCGGGGCTCTGACGCGATGACCGCTCCTCCCACGATCGCCATCTTCGGCGCCTCCGGCCTGATCGGCGAGGCCACGGCGCGCCAGCTCCAGGCCGAGGGCTTTCGCGTCCTGGCGTTGGCCCGCCGCTTTTCCCCCGCCCAGCGCGCGGCCTTCCCGAACGCCGTGGAAGCGCCGCTGCTCGCCTTCTCGGCGGGGGATCTCGACCAGATCCTCTCCGCCCACGGCGCCGAGATCGTGGTGAACTGCATCGGCGTCCTGCAAAGCAGCCCGCAGAAGGGCAGCGCCGAAGACGTGCATTGCGGCTTCGCCGCCCGGCTCGTGGAGGCGACGCAGGCGCGGCTTCTCGTGCAGATCTCGATTCCCGGCAGCGAGACGGAGGATCGCACACCCTTCAGCGCCACCAAGCGGGCGGCCGAGCGGTTGATACACGCCCGCAGCCCCGCCTTCGCCATTTTGCGCCCCGGCTTCGTCTGGGCGCCGTCGGCCTATGGCGGCAGCGCCCTGATGCGCGCCCTCGCCCTGCTGCCGGCCGATTTGCCGGCGCGCGAGGCGGCAAGCCCCTTCGCCGCCACGGATGCGGGCGACATCGCCCGCACGATCGGCTTTCTCGCCCGGCGCTGGGCCGGCGGCGAGCGCGACTGGCGCGTGACCTGGGACGTGATGGAGCGCGGGGGCGAAAGCGTCGGCGGCGTCGTCTCGCGCCTTCGCCGGCACATGGGCGGACCCAAGCCCTGGCTGCGCCTGCCCGCCGCGCTGATGCGGCTCGGCGCACTGGCCGGAGACGCCGCCGCCCGGCTCGGCTGGTCCCCGCCGATCCGCACCACGGCGCTCCGCGAGATGCGGCGCGGCGTCCAGGGCGACCCCGGCCCCTGGATCTCGGCAACAAGCATCGAGCCCCGCGCCTTCGCGGACGCCTTGGCGCACACGCCCGCCAGCGTGCAGGAGCGCTGGTTCGCCAAGCTCTATCTCGCCAAGGCCCTGGTGATCGGCACGCTCGCCGCCTTCTGGCTCGTGTCGGGCCTCCTCGCCCTAACGCTCGCCTTTGATGCGGCGGCGGCGATCCTGATCCAGGCCGGCGCTCCCCCGCTTCTGGCCAAGGCGGCGACCGCGGCCACCAGCCTCCTCGACATCGCCATCGGTGGCCTCATCGCCATAAGGCGCACGTGCCGCCTCGGCCTCCTGGCCGGCATGGCCGTCACCCTCGCCTATCTTCTCGGCTCCGTTCCCATCGCGCCCCATCTCTGGCTCGATCCCATCGGCGCCATGGTCAAAACCGTGCCCGCCCTCGTCCTGATGCTGGTGGCGCTGCTGATCCTGGACGAGCGCTAGAACCGGTCCGTGCGCCTTATCACGCGAGCGTGATGGCGGCTCGGCGAACCCTCCTCATCCCAAAGCTTCGCGCCGCCTTAGTTCGCTTCCTAAGGAATTGCGCGTCCGGCCTGGGGGATCTGGTGGGGCGTCGCGGGGCAGGGCGCTTTGGCGCCGGGGGATCAGACGCTGAAACGGGGTATTCCGAGACTTTCGGGGCAGGGCGGAGCGTGGCGAAGGGCTGTGGGCCTTCTGCCGCTCGTGCTGCTGGCCGCCTGCCAGGGGCCGCAATCCACCTTCGCGCCGGCCGGGCTCGAGGCCGAGCGGGTGCTCGGCCTGTTCTGGGTCATGCTGGGCGGGGCGGTCGCCATCTGGCTCTTCGTCATGGCCGTGTCGATCTATGCGACGCGGGCCAACTCGACGACCTTCAGCGACAAGGCCGGCAACCGCTTCATCCTTTGGGGCGGGGTCGCCTTTCCCGTGGTGGTGCTGACCGCGCTTCTGGTCTTCGGCCTGCGCCTCATGCCGGATTTTCGCGCGCCTGCCGACGGGCCGCGCATCGCCGTGTCGGGCGAGCGCTTCTGGTGGCGCGTTCATTACATCGCGCCCGACACGCCGGGCGTCGCCAAGGCGCTGTCGGGCGAGGGCGTGCCCTCGGCCAACGAGATCTGGCTGCCGGTGAACCGGCGCTCCGAACTGCTGCTCGGCTCGCCCGACGTCATCCATTCCTTCTGGGTGCCCAATATCGCGGGCAAGACCGACACGATCCCCGGCCGCGTCAACCGGCTGGTGGTGGAGCCGACGCGGCTCGGCACGTTCAACGGCATCTGCGCCGAGTTCTGCGGCACGGCCCATGCCCAGATGCTGTTTCGCGTGCGCGTCGTTACGCAAGAGGAGTTCGACGCCAGGGTCGCGGCGGAGGCCGCCCCCGCGACGCTGCTCGATCATCCCGGCCGGCTCGTTTTCGAGCGCAGCGGCTGCGGCGCGTGCCATGCCGTGCGCGGCACGCAGTCGACGGGCGAGGTCGGGCCGGACCTCACTCATCTGGCCGCCCGCCTGACGCTCGGCGCCGGCATTCTGGAGATGAACCCGGACAATATCGCGCGCTTCGTCGCGCTCACCGAACATGAGAAGCCGGGCGTCGAGATGCCCGCCTTCTCCATGCTGCCGCCGGAGGACCTCCGGCAGATCGCCGACTGGCTGGGGAATCTTCGATGAGCATGGCGGCCGAACTCAACGCGCTCCGCCGCCCGCAGGACCCGGACCAGGAGGACGAGGCGGTGCGCCGTGCCCAGGCCGAGCGGCTGATCGCCGTCTGGGACAGCCCCAAGGGCTGGCGCTACTGGTCCGACGTCAACAACACGACGGTCGGCGTCTGGTACACCGCCACCGCCTTCGCCTTCATGCTGTTTGCCGGCGTGCTCGGCCTGATGATCCGCGTACAGCTGGCCGTGCCGGGCAACGACTTCCTGTCGGCCACGCTGTACAATCAGGTGTACACGCTGCACGGCACGGTGATGATGT
Protein-coding regions in this window:
- the hisC gene encoding histidinol-phosphate transaminase yields the protein MSRFWSPIVHSLEPYVPGEQPNLADLLKLNTNENPYGPSPRALAAIRAAAGDPLRLYPDPSASALREGIAAGFGLRAEEVFVGNGSDEVLAHVFQALLNHERPLLFPDLSYAFYPTYCRLYGIRFEQVALNERFEIEVEAYDRPCGAIILPNPNAPTGIALPLAALRRLLGAHPEQPVVIDEAYVDFGTESAAGLVRAYPNLLVVQTFSKSRSLAGLRVGFALGQRPLIQALERVKDSFNSYPLDRLAQAGALAAFEDRDWFERHRALVVASRQRLAGALAALGFEVLPSEANFLFARHPGHAGADLARALRERGVLVRHFARPRIADFLRITVGTDPECDRLLAVLRAVLD
- a CDS encoding SDR family oxidoreductase; translation: MTAPPTIAIFGASGLIGEATARQLQAEGFRVLALARRFSPAQRAAFPNAVEAPLLAFSAGDLDQILSAHGAEIVVNCIGVLQSSPQKGSAEDVHCGFAARLVEATQARLLVQISIPGSETEDRTPFSATKRAAERLIHARSPAFAILRPGFVWAPSAYGGSALMRALALLPADLPAREAASPFAATDAGDIARTIGFLARRWAGGERDWRVTWDVMERGGESVGGVVSRLRRHMGGPKPWLRLPAALMRLGALAGDAAARLGWSPPIRTTALREMRRGVQGDPGPWISATSIEPRAFADALAHTPASVQERWFAKLYLAKALVIGTLAAFWLVSGLLALTLAFDAAAAILIQAGAPPLLAKAATAATSLLDIAIGGLIAIRRTCRLGLLAGMAVTLAYLLGSVPIAPHLWLDPIGAMVKTVPALVLMLVALLILDER
- a CDS encoding cytochrome c oxidase subunit II, encoding MGLLPLVLLAACQGPQSTFAPAGLEAERVLGLFWVMLGGAVAIWLFVMAVSIYATRANSTTFSDKAGNRFILWGGVAFPVVVLTALLVFGLRLMPDFRAPADGPRIAVSGERFWWRVHYIAPDTPGVAKALSGEGVPSANEIWLPVNRRSELLLGSPDVIHSFWVPNIAGKTDTIPGRVNRLVVEPTRLGTFNGICAEFCGTAHAQMLFRVRVVTQEEFDARVAAEAAPATLLDHPGRLVFERSGCGACHAVRGTQSTGEVGPDLTHLAARLTLGAGILEMNPDNIARFVALTEHEKPGVEMPAFSMLPPEDLRQIADWLGNLR
- a CDS encoding error-prone DNA polymerase — its product is MSGKGLLAPGPGFCEIGAASTFSFLRGVSQPGEMVVAAKALALGGLGLADRNTLAGVVRAYGQAELAEMPFRPGARLVFRDETPDLFAYPRDRAAWGRLCRLLTVGNLRAPKGECHLDLADLLEWGEGLNLALLAPDALGGDEATSGEAERRLRTALNPLAHAFPGALRLALAPRLDGGDRRRLARAQILAKACRAPLLATNDAFYHGEDRRPLSDVVTGIREHVPLAQAGFRLARNAERRLKHEGEMLRLFRGFEGAIGEARRFFEELGFDLASLKYDYPDEALGLSVSPGEELRRLAREGAVRRYHPKPVPDSIWSRIETEMALIEKKKYEPYFLTVHRIVDAAREMKILCQGRGSAANSVVCYCLGVTEVHPDKAGLLFDRFISADRDEPPDIDIDFEHERRDEVIRWIYDFYGRDSAAIAATVITYRARSAAREVGQCFGLSEDALSALSGSVWGYSASDLGAREAEAAGLSAEDRTTRHVLDFARQLAGFPRHLSQHVGGFVLTRGRVDETVPVLNTGSKGRIIVEWDKDDLDTLGILKIDILALGMLSCLRRAFDMLNKLYPGEATGDGRPATLDTLPVEPPNGPVWRMTHRADTLGTFQIESRAQMSMLPKLQPNKFYDLVVQVAIVRPGPIQGDMVHPYLRRRMGLEDATLPSEELREILDRTYGVPLFQEQAMRIAMVAAGFSGTEADKLRRAMATFKRTGQVTHFKERMISGMVAKGYEPDFAARCFGQIEGFGEYGFPESHAASFALLVYASAFIKCHYPDVFAASLLNSQPMGFYAPSQIVRDAQEHGVEVRAVCVNRSSWDMTMEPARFDPRRIHPRHREMARDIRSRHAIRLGFRQVKGLGEGEMRRLGWVRDSTGPFRSLHDLRQRAGLSRRTLERLADADAFTDLGLTRREALWAVQGLDEPVEDLPLFAASRGADLRPEAPAALPEMPEGEEVVNDYRFLSLSLKAHPVSFLRGHLADLGIAQTVALEGVRPGRRVDVAGLVLIRQRPGSAKGVVFITVEDETGVANIVVWKHVFERFRSVVLGARFIRISGRLQRDHGVQHLVADRLEDLSPLLAHLSRSGLAKTNTLQPADHVRKPLRYHGNERALQRPISPEVVEAASALGAVLSRADEFRHPQPEGRVNLHRTPREGRLLPNAPDGQDIREAHSVLPKGRNFH
- a CDS encoding DUF2269 family protein; its protein translation is MLYLALKYLHVLGAIVILGTGTGIAFFMLMAHRTREAGFVARTAGVVVTADLLFTASAVVLQPITGYWLAREAGYPLTEPWILTSLALYALAGLFWLPVVWIQVRMRDLAQAAAARGEPLPARYHQLFRVWFVFGFPGFGAVAAILWLMIAKPGL